A genomic stretch from Plasmodium brasilianum strain Bolivian I chromosome 9, whole genome shotgun sequence includes:
- a CDS encoding LEM3/CDC50 family protein: protein MTNPKKEHSEIPPQKGKLYYKKNSKYINFIYKFVQWYRIEKVVGPIWVHKYSATISFLLFLFFFNLILGINILLLSSRYTECRIPYEYKDQSYTKYTIVKVTHEHCNGNKHLKVLEGQINVHYEIHGIQQNHNGFITSLKKEQLSGNIFLKKEELNECFPLITYEHEGVNKLLHPCGILQWNVFTDNYMFYDSQPDEAPFPNSLPLKQKVEDITIKYFRKFFKNPSPILVNLYKNKVYFWMDEEIQSYILQENNETNEKLVVLPQSLKYNKAGNAIENSHFINWMIPSAFNYVKRLYAILDGPLTFPFYIYIENNFKINYTKIIVISNSNFYLSTTLLGVIFIITSILALILAFMHLIRMRKYNFK from the coding sequence ATGACGAACCCAAAGAAAGAACATAGTGAAATTCCCCCCCAAAAgggaaaattatattacaaaaaaaactcgaaatatataaattttatttataaatttgtacAATGGTATAGAATAGAAAAAGTGGTTGGACCCATATGGGTGCATAAGTATTCTGCAACGATatcatttttactatttctctttttttttaatttaatacttGGTATTAACATATTGTTATTGAGTTCACGATATACTGAATGTAGAATcccatatgaatataaagaTCAGTCTTATACGAAATATACAATAGTTAAAGTAACACATGAACACTGTAATGGAAATAAACATTTGAAGGTACTTGAAGGGCAAATAAATGTCCATTATGAAATTCATGGTATTCAACAGAATCATAATGGGTTTATAACgagtttaaaaaaagaacaattaagtggaaatatatttttaaaaaaggaagaactGAATGAATGTTTTCCCTTGATTACATATGAGCATGAAGgtgtaaataaattattacatcCGTGTGGTATATTGCAATGGAATGTTTTTACAGACAATTACATGTTTTATGATAGTCAACCTGATGAAGCACCATTTCCAAATTCTTTACCATTAAAACAAAAGGTAGAAGacataacaataaaatattttagaaaattttttaaaaatcctAGTCCTATACttgttaatttatataaaaataaagtttatTTTTGGATGGATGAAGAAATacaatcatatattttacaagaaaataatgaaactAATGAAAAACTAGTTGTCTTGCCTCaatctttaaaatataacaaagcAGGAAATGCTATTGAAAATAGTCATTTCATAAACTGGATGATACCTTCAGCatttaattatgttaaaCGTTTGTATGCAATACTTGATGGCCCTTTaacatttcctttttatatttacattgagaacaattttaaaattaattatacgAAAATAATTGTTATTTCCAATTCCAATTTTTATCTTAGTACAACTTTACTAGgagttatttttatcataacaTCCATTTTAGCTCTTATATTGGCTTTTATGCATCTCATACGAatgagaaaatataattttaaatag
- a CDS encoding RNA (uracil-5-)methyltransferase, whose translation MSKFLLFLLSSFVLHSQKKQFCVVKGVLGKNSSVYELNKQGSLTKRERRNTSRSIGSSIAKRVRSSIAKRLAEGIAKGRSNRMNNNMDNNKEAIVEMGLQNLVRSNNSNVSLSLNNYSKNIKDSRSNTKLVKSNVISIFSFALKYMNKKSLNKWLRNNVKAPFCDTFVPHNKPLAYIKFKCSEDMKIFEKLIENKRFHPNDSLSTIKIYKFSKYSQKRKGSAEDSQVNRGSRDTGKNIGHNYGSNISGSESNNLSKDKHERKKQKVESSFNHDVKREEDNEEELLDLQSIMKLNRTQKYKSIENYVTPFYKYSYSDQIKIKHKFLEKCKDQILSNLKSKWMKQSLLFGDLESSLVEEELNLSNGCTNAGSGMTVHGNPRSGYKCYSNISSNNGTNNNGTVCGGKKNKKNETSKDSCLNKTVLSDIKMNNNNYREISLEKKMEEYDFEIDSPLYPDEKGINSYRNKCEFTISYDENNNVEIGFVTGKIRTYLNDNNEDKILNDDNNCNFSENNISNSASPINESHSTKLRNKKQKQSYYLNPIVKNVDDCIHIHPCMKQVVNEMKNIIKVSSYPVFDRVYKTGVWRLLVVRFNSRNELMITVQTYTLDQKKKKEIKKLLINRLTKKKDEAFMSFCNFKVVSLYLQEHDKSNDSSDQSPNEHLWGVEYLEEIILNNRFFLTPSCFFQVNHSSCEILYKQVINYINIYKKKKNYIFDLCCGTGTISICAANEIKEGDVHIIGIDICEESIISAKKNAEINKINQYKFIQGRVEELFASEIKNISEKNVNIIVIVDPPRSGLSNSVLNILSSNQLINQIIYVSCNPITLINNITNVLFLNENLKIKNLVFVDMFPHTFHLECITNVMKV comes from the exons ATGAGTAAATTTCTGCTATTTTTACTATCCTCTTTTGTATTACATAGTcagaaaaaacaattttgcGTAGTTAAGGGAGTTCTAGGAAAGAATTCCTCCGTGTACGAGTTAAACAAACAGGGTAGTTTGACGAAAAGGGAAAGAAGGAATACATCTAGAAGTATAGGAAGCAGTATAGCTAAAAGGGTAAGAAGCAGCATAGCTAAACGTTTAGCTGAAGGAATAGCGAAAGGAAGATCGAACCGAATGAATAACAACAtggataataataaagaggCAATTGTCGAAATGGGATTGCAAAACTTGGTAAGGAGTAACAATAGCAACGTTTCCTTATCATTGAATAATTACTCAAAGAATATAAAGGATAGCCGATCGAATacaaaattagtaaaaagCAATGTAATAAGTATTTTCAGTTTTGCattgaaatatatgaataaaaagaGTTTAAACAAATGGCTAAGAAATAATGTTAAAGCTCCTTTTTGTGATACATTTGTTCCACATAATAAACCCTTAgcttatattaaatttaaatgttcTGAAGACATGAagatatttgaaaaattgatAGAAAATAAACGATTTCATCCGAATGATAGTTTATCGActattaaaatttacaagTTTTCTAAATATTCTCAGAAAAGAAAAGGTAGTGCAGAGGATAGTCAGGTGAATCGTGGTAGCAGAGACACTGGAAAGAACATTGGCCATAACTATGGCAGTAATATTAGCGGCAGTGAGAGCAATAACTTGAGCAAAGACAAGCACGAAAGGAAGAAACAGAAGGTGGAAAGCTCATTTAACCATGATGTGAAAAGAGAAGAAGATAACGAAGAAGAATTATTAGATTTACAAAGTATCATGAAATTAAATAGAACACAAAAATACAAAAGCATAGAAAATTATGTAACAcctttttacaaatattcttattcagatcagataaaaataaaacataaatttttagaaaaatgcAAAGATCAAATTTTGAGCAACCTGAAGAGTAAATGGATGAAGCAGAGTTTGTTGTTCGGAGATTTGGAGTCCAGTCTTGTTGAAGAGGAGCTGAACCTGTCAAATGGGTGTACTAATGCAGGAAGTGGTATGACAGTACATGGTAACCCAAGAAGCGGTTACAAATGCTACAGTAATATTAGCAGCAATAACGGCACGAACAACAACGGTACCGTTTGTGGAGGGAAGAAAAACAAGAAGAACGAAACGAGCAAGGACAGCTGCCTGAACAAAACTGTACTAAGTGATatcaaaatgaataataataattacagaGAAATATcattagagaaaaaaatggaagagtATGACTTCGAGATAGATAGCCCTTTATATCCTGatgaaaaaggaattaaTAGTTATAGGAATAAATGCGAATTTACCATTTcttatgatgaaaataataatgttgaAATTGGATTTGTAACTGGAAAGATTAGAACATATTTGAATGACAATAATGaagataaaattttgaacgacgataataattgtaattttagtgaaaataatataagtaaCAGTGCATCTCCCATCAATGAATCACATAGCACTAAACTTAGGAATAAGAAACAGAAGCAATCCTATTACTTAAACCCTATAGTTAAAAATGTTGATGACTGTATTCACATTCACCCCTGTATGAAACAAGTTGTaaacgaaatgaaaaatataataaaggtTTCCAGTTACCCCGTCTTCGATAGGGTTTATAAAACCG GTGTCTGGAGACTGCTGGTCGTTCGTTTCAACAGCAGAAATGAGCTCATGATCACTGTTCAAACCTATACATTggatcaaaaaaaaaaaaaagagataaaaaaattattaataaatagattaacaaagaaaaaggatGAAGCCTTTATGAGTTTTTGTAATTTCAAAGTCGTTTCCCTATATTTACAAGAACATGACAAATCAAATGATTCTTCTGATCAATCACCAAATGAACATTTGTGGGGAGTAGAATATTtagaagaaataattttaaataatcgATTTTTCTTAACACCGTCATGTTTTTTTCAAGTTAATCATAGTAGTTGTGAAATATTGTATAAACaagttattaattatataaatatatataagaaaaagaaaaattatatatttgatttatGTTGTGGTACAGGTACGATTAGCATTTGTGCAGctaatgaaataaaagaaggaGATGTACATATTATTGGTATTGATATATGTGAAGAAAGTATTATtagtgcaaaaaaaaatgcagagataaataaaattaatcaatataaatttattcaaGGAAGAGTTGAGGAATTATTTGcaagtgaaataaaaaatatttcagaaaaaaatgtaaatataattgttataGTTGATCCTCCAAGGAGCGGTCTGTCTAATAGTGTTCTTAACATTTTAAGTTCAAATCAACTTATTAaccaaataatatatgtctCATGCAATCCCAttactttaataaataatataacaaatgtTTTGTTtcttaatgaaaatttaaaaataaaaaatcttgTTTTTGTCGATATGTTTCCACATACCTTCCACTTAGAATGTATTACAAATGTTATGAAGGTATGA
- a CDS encoding apical membrane antigen 1, protein MKKLYYILLLSTQYLIHVYASPRNAKHGRLNGSGGTLIEKGQVVERSTRMSNPWKKYMEKYDVEKTHGAGVRVDLGEDAEVKNSKYRIPGGKCPVFGKGIIIENSNVGFLTPVATGYRNLKSGGFAFPATGDHISPVTIEVLRKRYEEHADLMNLNDLSLCSKHASSFVISDDLNTSYRHPAVYDENTKTCYILYLSAQENIGPRYCSKDAADKDTMFCFKPAKTDNFKHYAYLSKNVVSDWDVKCPRKSLGVAKFGLWVDGNCEEIPSVKAFDADNLTECNRIVFEASASDQPTQYEENMTDYKKLEQGFRDNNPDMIKGAFLPVGAFNANFNKSKGKGFNWGNYDKINKKCFIFNVKPTCLINNKDFIATTALSHPEEVQEDFPCDIYKNEIEKELKRNSGNVKLYSLDGEKIVLPRIFISNNKDSLNCPCEPEKITNSSCDFYLCNCVEKRAEIKENNEVVIKDEFKEEYEYNEGNSNNKKTLIIIGLAGGVGILALASSFFFFKKKTENEKYDKMDQADVYGKSTTRKDEMLDPEASFWGEEKRASHTTPVLMEKPYY, encoded by the coding sequence atgaagaaattatACTACATTTTACTTTTGAGCACTCAATATTTAATACATGTTTATGCCAGCCCAAGAAATGCAAAACACGGTAGGTTAAATGGTAGTGGTGGCACATTAATAGAAAAAGGACAAGTAGTTGAAAGAAGTACACGTATGAGTAATCCATGGAagaaatatatggaaaaatatgATGTAGAAAAAACACATGGAGCAGGTGTTAGGGTTGATTTAGGTGAAGATGCAGAAGtcaaaaattcaaaatatagaATACCAGGTGGGAAATGTCCAGTATTTGGAAAAGGTATTATTATTGAAAATTCGAATGTAGGTTTTTTAACTCCAGTAGCTACCGGTTATAGAAATTTAAAGTCAGGGGGTTTCGCTTTCCCAGCTACAGGTGATCACATATCTCCTGTTACTATAGAAGTACTTAGAAAAAGATATGAAGAACATGCGGATCTTATGaatttaaatgatttatCTTTATGCTCAAAACATGCATCAAGTTTTGTTATATCAGATGATTTAAATACATCATATAGGCATCCAGCTGTTTATGATGAAAATACGAAAacatgttatattttatatttatcagcACAAGAAAATATAGGTCCACGATATTGCAGTAAGGATGCTGCAGATAAAGATACtatgttttgttttaaacCAGCGAAAACGGACAATTTTAAGcattatgcatatttaagCAAAAATGTGGTCAGTGATTGGGATGTTAAGTGCCCTCGTAAAAGTTTAGGTGTTGCTAAATTTGGTTTATGGGTCGATGGGAATTGTGAAGAAATTCCATCTGTTAAAGCATTTGATGCTGATAATTTAACCGAATGTAATAGAATTGTTTTTGAAGCTAGTGCTTCGGATCAACCTACACAATACGAAGAAAATATGACGgactataaaaaattagaacaaGGATTTCGAGACAACAATCCGGATATGATTAAAGGAGCATTTTTACCAGTAGGAGCATTTAATGCTAATTTTAATAAGAGCAAAGGAAAAGGTTTTAACTGGGgtaattatgataaaataaataaaaaatgctttatttttaatgtaaaacCAACatgtttaattaataataaagattTTATTGCAACAACTGCTTTATCACACCCAGAGGAAGTACAAGAAGATTTTCCCTgtgatatttataaaaatgaaatcgAAAAAGAATTGAAAAGAAACTCGGGGAATGTAAAACTATATAGTCTTGATGGGGAAAAAATTGTACTACctagaatatttatttcaaataataaGGACAGTTTAAATTGCCCATGTGAACCTGAAAAAATTACCAACAGTTCTTGtgatttttatttgtgtaaTTGTGTAGAAAAAAGAGCAGaaattaaggaaaataatgaagTAGTAATAAAGGATGAATTTAAAGAAGAGTATGAATACAACGAAGgaaattcaaataataagaaaacgTTAATAATCATTGGATTAGCTGGAGGAGTAGGAATCTTGGCTCTTGCTTcctcctttttcttttttaaaaaaaaaactgagaatgaaaaatatgataaaatggACCAAGCAGATGTTTATGGTAAATCCACCACAAGGAAAGATGAAATGTTAGATCCTGAAGCATCCTTCTGGggggaagaaaaaagagcTTCACACACTACCCCCGTTTTGATGGAAAAGCCATATTATTAA
- a CDS encoding hypothetical protein (conserved Plasmodium protein), translated as MIGLTKYFLFLSENENKLNVHGMKIPQIIKLLNKNKDIKQVDLDNIHIQIINNINYINPQKITNNIVCNNSRGKEDLKSLKKKIYFNHLLLSEIVNRNNSFPLYESKECTSTNNTEDGTVKFHEHVSSQKVVYGRKKWKMVKSIGDKSSHPSSCSESYNHSYTETCNAYSDGKKKAFLKSASSVQNDFNFEEEKTNKEIFKTFELTKNYTSFVLDNILRHICTYLYNYKILNKINTEEKNGNEFVSVLLISNVFHHFFKLKFGYTYIVHFLNGLSLYRIKKDINVFTLNFELIDHYVTETTEGKNNTILEKEYDVSYIIDYLSTYTKGDEYCSTDNNSNYGSSNNRNQSERNKSSATTGEPNLNVYRFEEESKKTIYFVNLKENVLLSYNINDSYLNNFLKIIANKYNVEKISFSNYCLVLHMYSMSNHFVVNLFDSLPLLFLKNKTCTNINTFIILLNSCIFFLKGKSFINTFHSFRVYFHSNECNILIQHKSHIHVLKEKIYSLIEQIINYFLLNKEIMNNNHLLQILEILSFIKYNKILFSYIFNKINNSLCLLDKYQIFYFINSLSNYSIINNDAKNNIYVHTLKNIDQYSNTEVKELEEYLRVKY; from the coding sequence ATGATTGGCCTGACAAAATACTTCCTTTTTCTATCGGAGAATGAGAACAAATTAAATGTGCATGGTATGAAAATCCCCCAAATAATTAAGTTGTTGAATAagaataaagatataaaacaAGTTGACTTAgataacatacatatacaaattatcAATAACATAAATTACATTAACCCACAAAAgattacaaataatatagtatGTAATAATTCCAGAGGAAAAGAAGACTTgaaatcattaaaaaaaaagatatattttaatcATTTATTACTCAGTGAAATAGTAAATAGGAATAACAGTTTCCCATTGTACGAGAGTAAAGAGTGTACAAGTACCAACAATACAGAAGATGGGACTGTAAAATTTCATGAACATGTTAGCAGTCAAAAGGTAGTATACGGTAGAAAGAAATGGAAAATGGTCAAAAGCATAGGGGATAAAAGTAGTCATCCAAGTAGTTGTAGTGAAAGTTATAATCATAGTTATACCGAAACGTGTAATGCTTATAgtgatggaaaaaaaaaggcatttCTAAAATCAGCGTCCAGTGTACAAAACGACTTTAATTTTGAAGAGGAGAAAACAAATaaggaaatttttaaaacgttcgaattaacaaaaaattatacaagtTTCGTGTTAGATAATATACTAAggcacatatgtacatatttatataattataaaatattaaacaaaataaatacagaGGAAAAAAATGGGAACGAATTTGTTTcagtattattaatatcaaatgtatttcatcatttttttaagttaaaaTTTGGATACACATATAtcgtacattttttaaatggttTAAGTTTATACAGGATTAAAAAAGACATAAATGTTTTTACCCTTAATTTCGAGTTAATAGATCATTATGTAACAGAAACGACGGAGGGAAAGAACAACACTATTTTGGAAAAAGAATATGATGTGTCTTACATTATAGACTACCTAAGCACGTACACAAAAGGAGATGAGTACTGCAGCActgataataatagtaactaTGGGAGTAGTAACAATAGGAACCAAAGTGAGAGAAATAAAAGTAGTGCTACTACAGGCGAGCCTAATTTGAATGTTTACAGATTTGAAGAAGAAAgcaaaaaaacaatttatttCGTTAACTTAAAAGAGAATGTACTACTAAgctataatataaatgattcatatttaaataattttttaaaaataatagcaaataaatacaatgtcgaaaaaataagttttagTAACTACTGTTTGgtattacatatgtacagCATGTCCAATCATTTTGTGGTTAATCTTTTTGACTCCCTTccacttttatttttgaaaaataaaacatgtaCTAATATTAacacatttataattttactaaattcttgtatattttttttaaaagggaagtcttttataaatacatttcaCTCCTTTCGTGTTTATTTTCATTCCAATGAATGTAACATATTAATTCAGCACAAATCCCATATCCATGTTTTAAAGGAAAAGATATATTCTCTAAttgaacaaataataaattatttcttactaaataaggaaataatgaataataatcatttattacaaatattgGAAATATTgtcttttataaaatataataaaattttgttttcttatattttcaacaaaataaataatagtcTTTGCTTATTGGACAAAtaccaaattttttattttattaattctttatccaattattctataattaataacgatgcaaaaaataatatatatgtacatacacttaaaaatattgatcaATATTCCAACACAGAAGTAAAAGAGCTAGAAGAATATTTGCGAGTGAAATACTGA
- a CDS encoding FHA domain-containing protein, which translates to MNKHLENVIPDEKEYKEECLFTSIDIFSGPHHYLNFYYICEIVFNDFNFISPYHCYFFLRNKYENIEKIESNFVQNTDFTSSNYNHVKLINEKKAIELFQNDATIYYDEKELTEEKRNSLEIVVDVINKLTIPDLMWVSQYLSENPEWNKNKLTWMEMIQRDKFRRYETMRDNLKETGSREIIYKVNTEDAEKVENKNMIKDFFFFGVLERKGQNKLGRIYMNIRNDLLKNTEIYTWLITNCNMQTDKNLVADIGIEEKYYEKKIVESNDICYNDTLIEETKKEISETLSCRMSNSFTIEEKTQNYFFEKKVYISFGKNDHNDIICLNPSISRFHCVLFFSKDYHLYLVDVGSKSRTRLNNTLCDIHKKYKIRNQDIISLGVSKRTYKIRIYIDNVLSYLDKKKNEINQKMKIMNEEIENPLKAKNMLKLKVSNIYYKCNENDIVDFFKDCGQIKKVQLYNLSAKKMFNSSWGTGAASDGTHKGNTDRNNCANLSKRKFLKEAIIDVYDEQTSAKIFQKNDMFFYGRKIYITYLPLEKHKSRGFNFNKKKEEKSNIQITYKSSKHSGDRIILSSERINYRKNKNEKIYTKRNHNMRRGDDEKAEIRCHRNYTSRKIGLKERHRGGSARRRTNRSCRRGESSSSSSSSRSRSRRRSESSGRSADNRRSASNRRSASNRRSASNRRSASSRRSESSRRSASNRRSASNRRSASNRRSASSRRSESSRRSASNRRSASNRRSVSCRRSASSRSSASSRRCASSRSSASSRRCASNRRSVSSRSSDGENSSRGRCGSSRRRDKRRKNKQSRLRKRFGEAHKYRMRSIGRKTENINSTRKRNNKGSTSTASERNSSYERYINKKLMGTKRCKL; encoded by the exons atgaacaaacatTTGGAAAATGTAATACCTGATGAAAAAGAGTACAAAGAAGAATGTTTATTTACATCCATTGATATATTTAGTGGGCCacatcattatttaaatttttattatatttgtgaaatagtttttaatgattttaattttatatcccCCTATCActgttatttctttttaagaaataaatatgagaATATAGAAAAGATTGAGAGTAATTTTGTGCAAAACACTGATTTCACTTCTTCCAACTATAACCATGTGAAactaataaatgaaaaaaaagcaattGAACTATTCCAAAATGATGctacaatatattatgacGAAAAGGAGTTAACAGAAGAGAAGCGAAACTCGCTTGAGATCGTCGTTGATGTTATAAACAAGTTGACAATCCCCGATTTAATGTGGGTTTCGCAGTACCTAAGTgag AACCCTGAATGGAATAAGAACAAGTTAACATGGATGGAGATGATACAACGAGATAAATTTCGAAGATACGAAACTATGAgagataatttaaaagaaacgGGTAGTcgtgaaataatatataaggtAAATACTGAAGATGCGGAAAAAGtcgaaaataaaaatatgataaaagattttttcttttttggtGTCCTTGAAAGAAAAGGACAAAATAAGTTGGGTAGaatttatatgaacataagaaatgatttattaaaaaatacggAAATATATACTTGGCTGATAACAAACTGTAATATGCAAACAGATAAAAATTTAGTGGCAGATATTGGTATAgaggaaaaatattatgaaaagaaaattgtTGAGAGTAATGATATTTGTTATAACGATACATTAATTGAAGaaacgaaaaaagaaatttcagAAACCCTTAGTTGTAGGATGTCTAATAGTTTTACAATTGAAGAGAAAactcaaaattatttttttgaaaaaaaagtatatatatcattcGGGAAAAATGATCATAATGATATTATCTGTTTAAATCCATCTATATCCAGATTCCACTGTGTcttgtttttttctaaagATTATCATCTCTACTTAGTAGATGTAGGATCGAAATCTAGAACAAGATTAAATAATACCCTATGtgatattcataaaaaatataaaattcgAAATCAGGATATTATTAGTTTAGGAGTATCTAaaagaacatataaaattaggATATATATTGACAATGTTTTATCTTATCTagataagaaaaagaatgaaattaatcaaaaaatgaaaataatgaatgaagaaatagaaaatccgttgaaagcaaaaaatatgcTCAAATTAAAAGTCTCTAATATTTACTATAAATGTAATGAAAATGATATCGTggatttttttaaagattgTGGTCAAATTAAAAAGGTACAACTTTATAATTTGTCAgctaaaaaaatgttcaacAGTAGTTGGGGTACAGGGGCAGCTAGTGATGGTACCCACAAGGGTAACACCGATCGTAATAACTGTGCAAACCTCTCGAAGCGaaagtttttaaaagaaGCCATAATTGATGTTTATGATGAACAAACTTCAgctaaaatttttcaaaaaaacgatatgtttttttatgggaggaaaatatatattacctaTTTACCCCTGGAAAAACACAAATCGCGTGGtttcaattttaataaaaaaaaagaggaaaaatcAAATATTCAAATTACATACAAAAGTAGCAAACATAGTGGCGATAGGATTATACTATCAAGTGAAAGGAttaattatagaaaaaataaaaatgaaaaaatatataccaaAAGAAATCATAACATGCGCAGGGGGGATGATGAAAAGGCGGAAATCAGGTGCCATAGGAATTACACAAGTCGCAAAATTGGCTTGAAGGAAAGACATAGGGGGGGCAGTGCTCGGAGGAGAACCAATAGGAGTTGCAGAAGAGGGGAAAGCAGCAGCAGCAGCAGCAGCAGCAGGAGTAGGAGTAGGAGGAGAAGTGAGAGTAGTGGGAGGAGTGCAGATAATAGGAGAAGTGCAAGTAATAGGAGAAGTGCAAGTAATAGGAGAAGTGCAAGTAATAGGAGAAGTGCAAGTAGTAGGAGAAGTGAAAGTAGTAGGAGAAGTGCAAGTAATAGGAGAAGTGCAAGTAATAGGAGAAGTGCAAGTAATAGGAGAAGTGCAAGTAGTAGGAGAAGTGAAAGTAGTAGGAGAAGTGCAAGTAATAGGAGAAGTGCAAGTAATAGGAGAAGTGTAAGTTGTAGGAGAAGTGCAAGTAGTAGGAGTAGTGCAAGTAGTAGGAGATGTGCAAGTAGTAGGAGTAGTGCAAGTAGTAGGAGATGTGCAAGTAATAGGAGAAGTGTAAGTAGTAGGAGTAGTGATGGTGAAAATAGTAGTAGAGGTAGATGTGGGAGTAGTAGACGCAGGGACAAACGAAGGAAAAACAAGCAAAGCAGACTAAGAAAAAGATTTGGGGAAGCTCATAAATATAGAATGCGAAGCATAGGTAGGAAAACGGAAAACATTAATTCCACTAGAAAAAGGAATAACAAGGGTAGTACAAGTACGGCTAGTGAAAGAAATAGCTCTTATgaaagatatataaataaaaaactaatGGGAACAAAAAGGTGCAAATTATGA